The Carassius gibelio isolate Cgi1373 ecotype wild population from Czech Republic chromosome B5, carGib1.2-hapl.c, whole genome shotgun sequence genome segment cacacacacacacacacagacagacacacgctcacacacacacacacacacacacacacacacactcgctcacacacacacacacacacacacacacgctcacacacacacacgcacacacacacacgctcacacactctctcacacacacacatgctcacacacacacacacacacacagacagacacacacacacacacacacacacacacacacagacagacacacactcacacacacacacacacacacacacacacacacacacacacacgctcacacacacacacgcacacacacacacgctcacacactctctcacacacacacacgctcacacacacacacacagacagacacacacacacacacacacacacagacagacacacgctcacacacgctcacacacacacgctcacactcacacacacacacacacacacgcacacacacacacgctcacacactctctcacacacacacacgctcacacacacacacacacacacacacacacacacacacacacaaacacacacgctttAGGATCTGAGAAATAtcgttttttttaagctttactgAGAGTGCACCGAGTTCAACTGTGTAATATAGCTAAGAAAGATTGAGTTTGATTCATGcatgaactgaaaaatatataaactgacTGTAATGCAAGTCGATGTGGATAAAAGCATTCGccaattgcatgaatgtaaatgtactttTTCCTGAATGGTCTTATAGAGTAAACAGTTGTAGCCTAGtaaattgaaaatgtttaatgcacaaagtaaaacacatttaatcatttactTTTTAATGCACCAATATAACAATACATCATTAAAAAAGGGAATGTTTACCtgcaaatgtgaccctggagcacaaaaccagtcacaagggtCACTCTGTTTTAAAAACTGAGATTTGTGcgtcatctgaagctgaataaatgatctctccgttgatgtgtggtttgttaggagtatgttcagcataagaaagtacatttttgggtgaattaggTCTTTAAAGAACTACACTGATCAGCAGCTCGAACGCCTGATTCTCTCTCTGTTATTAAAGTTGAAATGAAACCCTTATTTGGGTCCGTGAACTGTATGTGGTCTGGGCAGGGTTTCCAGGTGCTGGTGGAGACGGAGTGGCTGGATTACGGTCATAAGTTTGGTGAGCGCTGCGGTCACGGAGAGAACGCAGACGATCAGAACGAGCGCTGTCCCGTGTTCCTGCAGTGGCTGGACTGTGTTCACCAGCTCCAGAGACAGTTCCCCTGCTCCTTCCAGTTCAACGAGGCCTTTCTGGTACTTCATTATCAGGCCCAGCGGGcttcatctcacacacacaccttttattCTAATGCAATTAATTTAACTATCTAACTtaattttgacctttttttttctgaaaacaagacaataatTTTTAAAGTTAACCAGAACCATTAAAACACTTgtgttacctgaaataaaatgacctttaaaaagtatataaaaacctacatcttaaacttattttatctgCTAGTTGCAAAGATGAtgcttagaatttttttttaacttaaattgattttactgaaataaaaagtaatttcttaattgaatatattttttttataaatagaaaaccaattaaatagacaaaaatacaaaacaaaattacaagttttgttttcagtaaaaaaaaaaaacttgtaaaaattaatttagtttttgcctgaaacaaataaaataatctccCAGTGTGGTaaggaaaataatattatttcaaacataaaacaagattattttgcttgtttcagacaaaaatgaacatgttttttctgaaaacaagacaatttttacttgtttttgaaaatccttcttgatttaagaatgtttagatattttggcTGGAAACAAGACATTATATTGCACATAATACGACTTTTTAATGATATAATTCTGCTTTTACTCCAGTTTATTGTTGAAATGTAAACTTATCGACAGTGACTGTTATTAAATCTGATGACAGgccggtgtgtgtgtttgtctctgcaGGTGAAGTTGGTGCAGCACACGTACTCGTGTCTGTTTGGGACGTTCCTGTGTAACAGCGTGAAGGAGCGCGAGGAGCGAGGCGTTCAGGAGAAGACCTGCTCCGTTTGGGCTCTGCTGCGGACCGCCAACACTTCCTTCCACAACATCCTGTACTCGCCGCGCTCCGAGACGGTAACACACCCTCTCAAATCATGTCTGCTGCTGCTCTGTGTGACCAAATATACATGTGACATCTTTGACATGGCCCTGCTCAGTCAATATTAAAGATACAAAGGTTACATTTCCACAGAATGTTCTTTGCCTTATGATGGATGATGTTTTGTAGAAAacagtaaatcacaaaaaaaatgatCAATGATCAAACACATATTACAGCCAGGGTTATTACAGTTAAACAGAACCATTAAAAACTTTTGTTGCACGAGataaaattaccttttaaaagtaTATGAAAAATCTTAATCTTAAACTTGATGTATCTACTTGTTGCAAAGATAATGTTAAGAATTTTTGAATAGATTGTATTgaaatcaaaagtaaatacattgtatagacattaaaaaaaattaaaataaatagaaaactaaTTAAATAGGTAAGAGCACAAAACAAAATGAGCACGTTTactacaatttcaaataaaaacagaaaaacttatTCAAAACAGGGTTATTATGGGTTTTTTTAAACtagaaacatttttgttacttaaaataaacaacaaaaaactagttgccaacattattttaatttagtttaacttggtttactaaaataattgaaataaaaacgaataaaaacttcatagagacacacacacacacgcacacacacacttatatgtatatatatgtgtgtaaacaactaaaaattacaaaagcaattACTAAAGCATgcagcaaaattactaaaactttaattacagttaaaatggaaatcatattaaatgtaaaattaaaatataaaaatttgaaccgattcaaaaaatgaataaaaactataatagtctcttaatgatgataaaataaaacCACAGAACGTGCATTTTCTACATTGATACTTATCAGAAATGTCTTTGAgcggtaaatcatcatattattctgatttctgaagatcatgtgacagtgaagactggaggaatgatgctgaaaatacagaaatacattacactttaacacagattcacacagaacacagatgtgttaactcataaaaatatttctgaattttgactgtatttgtgatcaaataaatctagccttggtgagacttctttcaaaaacatgaaaagatCTTGTtggcctcaaacttttgaatattaGTATTGACTAAAACACTTCTTTAACTGCTGTGTTGTCTATCGAGGCGGCTCACCAGGTGTTACATCTCTCCATCTCCGGCAGGTTTTGCACCCGGTGTGTCACGTGAGGAATCTGATGCTGTGGAGCGCCGTCTACCTGCCTAACTCCGCCCCCTCCACGCCTTCTGATGAGTCATGTGTGCCAAACTCCGCCCCCTCAGCCTCGCCCGAGGACACACCTGTGAGCAGGTAAACCAGACATGACCTAAAAAACTCAATACTCATTTATACAATATTGAATCAAAATATTTCTCTCTACAGAtacttttttgtaacattttttgtAATGATCTTTTGAGGTTATAATTTCTCAGACAAAATTTATGTGGAATTAAATAAGCGGCATATCATTTGATTAATAAGATCACAAATAACCCTgattttaaagtttatatttttgtcagttcatgcattccctttGAAATCAAACCCAATTTCGttcatattaaaaattatttttctttgcatattttccattttaacttttttataattttattgtgtttttgtaaatgcatttttatatatatatatatatatatatatacacacatatatatatatatacacatatatatatatatatatatatatatatatatatatatatatatatatatatatatatatatatatatatatatatatatatatatatatatatgtatgtatatatatatattttttttattattattatatatatatttatattattattattattattttttttttttttactggtttagTTATTTTACTAAATCAAGTTAAATCAAGTTTAAATTAGAAATAATGCTTTGGCAAAAACCTGAAATTAAACCttaaactttttatattttaatattagttaaattaatgtttattttatttcaagtaccaaaatgttttatggttttagttttagttaattataataaatatataataatagctACAGAAATGCTAACATAAAATATTTACGTAGCATTTTACATATGTTAAAAATGACcacattttcattaatattgGAGCTGTCTTGTGCATGTAAACACGATCATTCTCTGATTATGAACTGTGTCATTTACAGCTGTTTTTGTTAATGGTTTTCCAGGTTACCAAAGACACGCTCGTACGAAGACCTGCCCACTTCCTGTGAGGGTTTGACCCCAAACCGCCGCAGCAGCGACCCTAACCTGAACGAGAAGTGGCACGACCGCCGGCTCACATTCGAGATCAGCGGAAACCACACGCAGACGACAGATCAGAGACTCAGCCTAAACACAAACCTGTCTGACGAACTAAACACAGATCCTCCAGAGCTTTCTGAGACTGACAGCCAAATGCACAACATCTCACAGGAAGAGCACAGGAAGCTGGATCTCCTGAAAAACATCAGAAGGAATACCCCTGAGGAATCGCCTCTTAATGAGACCAATCAGACGCTTGAAGAAAAACACCCTCCTGGATCCCAGCATCCTTTGCAAACTAACGAAAACATTGAATTAACACCAGACAGACTGCTTCTAGATAATTCAACTAACACCCATGATTCCTCAGAATGTAGCAGCCAGTCTTCCACGGAAAGTTCTTCCAGTCCAAACCACACATCTCAGACTCCTAACGGCGTCTGCTCACCTTCCCAGCATCCTCTTTGTCCGTCGTCCGATCGTGATGGCGGCTCGCAGATGTCGGCAGCGGGAGACTCTTCTCCGACGTCGCCCCACAAGCGTCCGGTGGATGTTTCCGGGTGTTTATCGGCGTTAGGGCACCTGGATAAGGACGGCTTGAGTGTGCACAGTGATGCTGTACAGGTGCGTCTGCGGCAGATGGAGGCGGGGCATCAGCTGCAGGTGGAGACGCTGAAGAAACAGGTGCAGGAGCTCTGGAGCCGGCTGCATGTCAACAGGAAGCTGGTGAGGAACTAAATGCTATAAAAATAACTTAAGGACCATTCTAACTCTAAGAGAATAGCTTTAGAGTGCACACCACAACTAAAAATGACACAGAGGGATTATATGTGAccatggagcacaaaagcagtcatgagggtcaatttttggaaattgagatgtatgcatcatcatcatctgaataaatgatctctccagtgatgtgtggtttgttcggaggacaatatttgtctgagatacaactattataaatctggaaaaatctaaatattgagaaaatcttctttaaagttcttcaaatgaagttcttagcaataaatattactaatcaaaaattacgtttttatatatttacggtatgacatttactaaatatcttcatcgaacataatctttacttaatatcctaatgatttttggcataaaagagaaatgtataattttgactcacACAATGTGTTGTTGTCTTTTGCTACAAATAAcctcagactggttttgtgctcacgTATTGTAAAGATATCACTTTCAGAGCAATTTTTCATCATTAATGCTATCGGTTATCAGTACAGTTATCATTATAGAtattatagttattgttaaaTTTAACATTATACTTCTGTGTAGTTATTGTcatagttattattatagttgttggTATAGATCTCAATATACTGTAGATCGATTTTATTTATAGCTCTAGTCTACAGTTATCGTTATTGTTGACGTAGTTATCGGTATAGATTCTGATGTAGTTATTATAGTAATAGTTATCATTATAGACATTGTTACAGTTATCTTTACAGTTAATGCTACAGTTGTCTTTAAAGTTATTGCTATAGTTATTGTTACAGAtatcattgttattgtttttatagttatttttgctatAGTAAGAGTAATTGTTATAGTTATCGGTATAGATTAGTTCTATAGTTATTGTTACAGATAttgtttttgatatgtttattgtAGTTATCTTTACAGTTACTGCTATAGTTATTGTTGCAGAaattatagttatcattatagttatctttGCAGTTATAGTTAAAGTTATCGGtatagttattgttatagatACTGTGAcagttatatttatagttatcgtATAGTTACAAATATTATTAGATTTATTCTTGTAGTTATCATTACAGATATTGTTAGTTATTGTTATACTTATAGATCACTTATAGTTAATATCATATTTATTGATATAGATCTCTTTATAGTTAGTGTTtttgttatcattatagttatggATATTTTAGTTATAGTTATTGTCGTAGTTAGCATAATAGTTATTAGAATTACTGTTATAGATATTTATAGTCATCATTAtcgttttattataattattgttatagaGATTATTTTAGTTGCAGTTAACATTGTAGTGTTTGTGTTGTAAACGGAGGGTTAACTTCGTCAGCGGTGAATCTCACACTTCCTGTTCCTGTGTGCCGCAGACGTCTGTGCCAGACGTGGAGAATAACCTGGAGTCTGACTGTTTGCAGCGCTGCGGGAAAACTGATCTTCTGTCCGAGTCCAGCTGGGAACAGATGGGACAGCAGGAGGCAGAGGTGAGCCGATCAGACCAGGTCACAGGTCACAGGTCACAGGTCACAGATCTAATCAACAAATCCAGTGTGACACAGTTCAGAAGAGGAGTGACTCTGAATTAGCCGCAGTGTGAATGTGAACTAGGTTTGTGACGGTGAGGAAATTTTACCATTGGTTAATCGACATGTGACAACACTGGTATCACGGGAGCTAGTTCGTTAGCATTTTCCCGCCTATacgcattttactttcactttcaaattagtGGTAATTGATTGAGTggactgcagcacagaagcagtcttaagtctctggggtttatttgtagcaatagacaacaacaCATTGTTTGgatcaaaatgaatgatttttcttttatgacaaaaatcattaggatattaagtaaagatcaagttCCAAGAATGTATTCTGTAAATCTCTTAccgtaaatacatatataaaaacttaatgtttgattagtaatattcattgctcaggacttcatctgaacaactttaaagatgattttctcaatatttagatttttttgctccctcagattccagattttctaatagttgtatctcagacaaatattgtcctccgaacaaaccacacatcactggagagatcatttattcagctttcagatgatgcatgcatctcatttttgaaaaattgacacttaagactggttttgtgctccagggtcttATTTATTTGTCCAGTGTTGTTGTGGGTTTTGGTTCTGTTGCTGTTTGAGGCTGTAAGGATCTTTGAGATAACTCAAGTGAAGTTACTGGACATGTAATGTGGTCAAGAGCTGTAACTACTATTTCCATGAATATAATATTGCACACTTAAAatgttcatcagccaatcagattcaagcattcatcAGCGCCGTAGTATAAATCAAAGATAACCTACACAAAGCTCTGGTCTTTCTCACCTCACTCTTGTCCCGTGATGAATGAGATCTGACTCCTGCGTCTGATCTGTGATCATGTGACTCTCGTTCAGTGTGAGCGTGACCTGATGTAGATCATGTTTCTAATGCGTGTTGTGTTTGTGGTCATGTGACACAGTGGTTCTCGGAGCACGCGGCGTCTCGCTGCTACGGGTGTGAGAGGACGGTCTGGCTGACGGCGAGGAAGCATCACTGCAggtgatcagtgtgtgtgtgtgtgtgtgtgtgtgtctgtgtgtgtgagagagagagagagagtgtgtgtgcgtgtgtgtgtgtgagagagagtgtgtgtgtgtgtgtgtgtgagagagagagagagagagagagagagagagagtgtgtgtgtgtgtgtgtgtgagagagagagagagagagtgtgtgtgtgtgtgtgtgtgagagagagagagagagagagagagagtgtgtgtgtgtgagagagagagtgtgtgtgtgagagtgtgagtgtgtgtgtgtgtgtgtgtgtgtgagagagtgagtgtgtgtgtgtgtgtgtgagagagagtgtgtgtgtgagagagagagtgtgtgtgtgagagagagagagagagagagagagtgtgtgtgtgtgtgagagagagagtgtgtgtgagagagtgagtgtgtgtgtgtgtgtgagagtgagtgtgtgtgtgtgtgtgtgtgagagag includes the following:
- the LOC127957142 gene encoding myotubularin-related protein 3 isoform X1; amino-acid sequence: MVEEEQQRSEDEQVPFPLLQGECVERVERAEESIIALTSYRLHIRLQENVINVPLQLIESVECADLTQMQLTCKDCKLIRCNFLSAEQCQDWLRRMSAVVRPPSRLEELFAFSFLSCSAEDREVHDGICRAGGPQRRFKRELERMGFHTHTAWRISNINSNYRLCSSYPEQIVVPAVITDLQLEKVSAFRSWKRIPAVVYRHWSSGAVIGRCGQPEVSWWGWRDADDELLIQAIAKACVTDPAANTVQSNTNTIPCELSDSDPHVANGSAEAEPKATPPQKLLIMDARSYAAAVANRAKGGGCECPEYYPNCEVMFMGMANIHSIRKSFQSLRTLCAQAPDPVNWLSALEGTRWLQHLSLLLKASLLVVNALDRDRRPVLVHCSDGWDRTPQIVALSKLLLDPFYRTIQGFQVLVETEWLDYGHKFGERCGHGENADDQNERCPVFLQWLDCVHQLQRQFPCSFQFNEAFLVKLVQHTYSCLFGTFLCNSVKEREERGVQEKTCSVWALLRTANTSFHNILYSPRSETVLHPVCHVRNLMLWSAVYLPNSAPSTPSDESCVPNSAPSASPEDTPVSRLPKTRSYEDLPTSCEGLTPNRRSSDPNLNEKWHDRRLTFEISGNHTQTTDQRLSLNTNLSDELNTDPPELSETDSQMHNISQEEHRKLDLLKNIRRNTPEESPLNETNQTLEEKHPPGSQHPLQTNENIELTPDRLLLDNSTNTHDSSECSSQSSTESSSSPNHTSQTPNGVCSPSQHPLCPSSDRDGGSQMSAAGDSSPTSPHKRPVDVSGCLSALGHLDKDGLSVHSDAVQVRLRQMEAGHQLQVETLKKQVQELWSRLHVNRKLTSVPDVENNLESDCLQRCGKTDLLSESSWEQMGQQEAEWFSEHAASRCYGCERTVWLTARKHHCSRTEPEEAWNCGNVFCSSCCDQKVAVSSQQLRDHGHVCQACYGHLRPSAVPPALPPADLELEKPISASST
- the LOC127957142 gene encoding myotubularin-related protein 3 isoform X2 — encoded protein: MVEEEQQRSEDEQVPFPLLQGECVERVERAEESIIALTSYRLHIRLQENVINVPLQLIESVECADLTQMQLTCKDCKLIRCNFLSAEQCQDWLRRMSAVVRPPSRLEELFAFSFLSCSAEDREVHDGICRAGGPQRRFKRELERMGFHTHTAWRISNINSNYRLCSSYPEQIVVPAVITDLQLEKVSAFRSWKRIPAVVYRHWSSGAVIGRCGQPEVSWWGWRDADDELLIQAIAKACVTDPAANTVQSNTNTIPCELSDSDPHVANGSAEAEPKATPPQKLLIMDARSYAAAVANRAKGGGCECPEYYPNCEVMFMGMANIHSIRKSFQSLRTLCAQAPDPVNWLSALEGTRWLQHLSLLLKASLLVVNALDRDRRPVLVHCSDGWDRTPQIVALSKLLLDPFYRTIQGFQVLVETEWLDYGHKFGERCGHGENADDQNERCPVFLQWLDCVHQLQRQFPCSFQFNEAFLVKLVQHTYSCLFGTFLCNSVKEREERGVQEKTCSVWALLRTANTSFHNILYSPRSETVLHPVCHVRNLMLWSAVYLPNSAPSTPSDESCVPNSAPSASPEDTPVSRLPKTRSYEDLPTSCEGLTPNRRSSDPNLNEKWHDRRLTFEISGNHTQTTDQRLSLNTNLSDELNTDPPELSETDSQMHNISQEEHRKLDLLKNIRRNTPEESPLNETNQTLEEKHPPGSQHPLQTNENIELTPDRLLLDNSTNTHDSSECSSQSSTESSSSPNHTSQTPNGVCSPSQHPLCPSSDRDGGSQMSAAGDSSPTSPHKRPVDVSGCLSALGHLDKDGLSVHSDAVQVRLRQMEAGHQLQVETLKKQVQELWSRLHVNRKLTSVPDVENNLESDCLQRCGKTDLLSESSWEQMGQQEAEWFSEHAASRCYGCERTVWLTARKHHCRNCGNVFCSSCCDQKVAVSSQQLRDHGHVCQACYGHLRPSAVPPALPPADLELEKPISASST